A window of Aeromicrobium sp. A1-2 contains these coding sequences:
- a CDS encoding ATP-dependent DNA helicase UvrD2: protein MPDADDLLTGLDPEQREVAQALRGPVSVVAGAGTGKTRAITHRMAYGVATGVYKPMEVLAVTFTTRAAGEMRTRLRQLGADGVQARTFHSAALRQARYFWPQVYGGEFPEVTASKFGLVAEAAKRLGIRTDTPLLRDLSSEIEWAKVSNIRPSAYASAAGPARREVADLDHPTVANLMTAYEDVKRDRGRIDMEDILLITAAILADDERIAAQVRQQYRWFVVDEFQDVNPLQSTLLELWLGGRNDICVVGDPRQTIYSFAGASPQILASFARRHEGAQRIELARNYRSTPQIVAAANAVFTRVAGNDGVRLQSQQEPGDPVTYIGFPDEQAEASAVASEIALLHRRGVSYKEMAILFRINAQSEAFEEALGEHGVPYVLRGVEGFFRRAEVRQAVTLLRGSARGGEGGGQLVDEVRAIFSAMGHTDDPPTGAGAVRDRWESLHAIVSMATELAESNDAADLTALVADLDRRADQAHAPAADGVTLATLHSAKGLEWDAVFCVGMHEGMMPSVHADTPEAVEEERRLFYVGLTRARHDLMISWAATRNRGGRGNRRPTRFLDSLLPADHAARQTARQPRERKVAKCRVCNTVLAVADRKRGRCEDCPATYDENLYELLRAWRTDQATEQGKPAYVIFTDATLQAIAESKPADSDALAKVPGIGPAKLDKYAESVLELINR from the coding sequence GTGCCCGACGCCGACGACCTGCTGACGGGACTCGACCCCGAGCAGCGCGAGGTGGCCCAGGCGCTGCGCGGACCGGTCAGCGTCGTCGCGGGTGCCGGCACCGGCAAGACCCGGGCGATCACGCACCGCATGGCGTACGGCGTCGCGACCGGCGTCTACAAACCCATGGAGGTCCTGGCGGTCACCTTCACGACTCGCGCGGCCGGTGAGATGCGCACCCGGTTGCGTCAGCTCGGAGCGGACGGCGTCCAGGCCCGCACATTCCACTCCGCGGCGCTCCGGCAGGCACGCTACTTCTGGCCCCAGGTCTATGGCGGTGAGTTCCCCGAGGTCACAGCCTCGAAGTTCGGCCTCGTCGCCGAGGCCGCCAAACGACTCGGCATTCGCACCGACACCCCGTTGCTGCGCGACCTGTCGTCGGAGATCGAGTGGGCCAAAGTCTCCAACATCCGGCCGTCGGCCTACGCCTCGGCCGCCGGACCGGCGCGCCGCGAGGTCGCCGACCTTGACCACCCGACCGTCGCCAACTTGATGACCGCCTACGAGGACGTCAAGCGCGACCGGGGGCGTATCGACATGGAGGACATCCTGCTGATCACGGCGGCGATCCTCGCCGACGACGAGCGCATCGCGGCCCAGGTGCGCCAGCAGTATCGCTGGTTCGTGGTCGACGAGTTCCAGGACGTCAACCCGCTCCAGTCAACCCTGCTGGAGCTGTGGCTCGGCGGTCGCAACGACATCTGCGTCGTCGGCGATCCACGCCAGACGATCTACTCCTTCGCGGGGGCCTCGCCCCAGATCCTCGCGTCGTTCGCCCGCCGCCACGAGGGCGCCCAGCGCATCGAGCTGGCCCGCAACTACCGCTCGACCCCGCAGATCGTCGCCGCGGCCAACGCGGTCTTCACCCGGGTTGCCGGCAATGACGGCGTACGCCTGCAGTCCCAGCAGGAGCCGGGTGACCCGGTGACGTACATCGGATTCCCTGACGAGCAGGCCGAGGCCAGTGCCGTCGCGAGCGAGATCGCGCTGCTGCACCGCCGCGGCGTCTCCTACAAGGAGATGGCGATCCTGTTCCGCATCAACGCCCAGTCCGAGGCGTTCGAAGAGGCGCTGGGAGAGCACGGCGTGCCCTACGTGCTGCGGGGCGTCGAGGGCTTCTTCCGCCGCGCCGAGGTACGCCAGGCGGTCACCCTGCTGCGCGGCTCGGCACGCGGTGGCGAGGGCGGCGGCCAGCTCGTCGACGAGGTACGGGCGATCTTCTCCGCGATGGGCCACACCGACGACCCCCCGACCGGGGCCGGAGCCGTCCGTGACCGGTGGGAGTCCCTCCACGCGATCGTGTCGATGGCGACCGAACTGGCAGAGTCCAATGACGCCGCAGACCTCACCGCGCTGGTCGCCGACCTCGACCGCCGGGCCGATCAGGCGCACGCGCCGGCCGCAGATGGTGTGACGCTGGCGACCCTGCACTCGGCCAAGGGGTTGGAGTGGGACGCGGTCTTCTGCGTCGGGATGCACGAGGGCATGATGCCCAGCGTCCACGCCGACACCCCTGAAGCGGTAGAGGAGGAACGTCGGCTGTTCTACGTCGGACTGACCCGCGCCCGGCACGACCTGATGATCTCGTGGGCCGCAACCCGCAACCGCGGTGGGCGGGGCAACCGCCGGCCGACCAGGTTCCTCGACTCGTTGCTGCCCGCCGACCACGCGGCCCGCCAGACCGCCCGTCAGCCTCGCGAGCGCAAGGTCGCCAAGTGCCGGGTGTGCAACACGGTGCTTGCCGTCGCCGACCGCAAGCGGGGCCGCTGCGAGGACTGTCCAGCGACGTACGACGAGAACCTCTACGAGCTGTTGCGGGCGTGGCGCACCGACCAGGCCACCGAGCAGGGCAAACCCGCCTACGTGATCTTCACCGACGCGACGCTGCAGGCGATCGCCGAGTCCAAGCCGGCCGATTCCGACGCCCTGGCGAAGGTGCCAGGCATCGGGCCGGCCAAGCTCGACAAGTACGCCGAGTCGGTCCTCGAGCTGATCAATCGCTGA
- a CDS encoding AarF/ABC1/UbiB kinase family protein codes for MPDTPDLSGSTERGEPKGRPLTGSAFLRTARLASLPVGFAGRTTLGLGKRMVGAPANLVLSEVQRRTADQIFSVLGQLKGGAMKFGQAMSIFEAALPEEFIGPYRETLVKLQDSAPPMPPGTVHRVLAQEFGPNWRQQFTSFEDAPAASASIGQVHRAVWADGQDVAVKLQYPGAAKALTSDLKQIARLARLFGTLAPGLDVKPLVQELQDRVAEELDYSLEAGAQSVFAAEFEGDPEIVVPHVVAHTERALVSTWLESDHSLAQVITAGTQEERDRYGEAYVRFLFAGPTRAGMLHADPHPGNFRIMPDGRLGVVDFGAVARLPEGLPESMGRLLRCAVDERFDLVVEGLREEGFIKRTTDLDAETIARYIGPFVEPARVDRFAFSREWMRAQTLRVSAPNAEGMGTAMKINLPPQYLLIHRVWVGGIGVLSQLGATAPFRAILEESLPGFSD; via the coding sequence GTGCCTGACACCCCTGACCTGAGTGGATCAACCGAGCGGGGCGAGCCCAAGGGGCGGCCGCTGACCGGCAGCGCCTTCCTGCGGACCGCGCGGCTGGCATCCCTGCCGGTCGGGTTCGCGGGACGGACGACTCTCGGCCTCGGCAAACGCATGGTCGGCGCCCCGGCCAATCTGGTCCTCAGCGAGGTCCAACGGCGTACGGCGGACCAGATCTTCTCGGTGCTCGGCCAGCTCAAGGGCGGCGCGATGAAGTTCGGCCAGGCCATGAGCATCTTCGAGGCCGCGCTGCCCGAGGAGTTCATCGGCCCCTACCGCGAGACTCTGGTCAAGCTCCAGGACTCCGCGCCACCTATGCCTCCCGGTACGGTGCACCGGGTGCTCGCCCAGGAGTTCGGCCCGAACTGGCGGCAGCAGTTCACCTCGTTCGAGGACGCGCCGGCCGCGTCCGCATCGATCGGCCAGGTGCACCGCGCGGTGTGGGCCGACGGACAGGACGTCGCGGTCAAGCTGCAATATCCCGGCGCGGCCAAGGCCCTGACCTCTGACCTCAAGCAGATCGCCCGGCTGGCCCGCCTGTTCGGCACCTTGGCCCCGGGCCTGGACGTCAAGCCTCTGGTCCAGGAGCTGCAGGACCGCGTCGCCGAGGAACTGGACTACTCCCTCGAAGCCGGCGCACAGAGTGTCTTCGCCGCCGAGTTCGAAGGCGACCCCGAGATCGTCGTCCCGCACGTCGTGGCGCACACCGAGCGCGCCCTCGTCTCGACCTGGCTGGAGAGCGACCATTCGCTCGCCCAGGTCATCACGGCCGGCACGCAGGAGGAGCGCGACCGGTACGGCGAGGCGTACGTGCGGTTCCTGTTCGCCGGCCCGACCCGGGCCGGGATGCTGCACGCCGACCCCCACCCGGGCAACTTCCGGATCATGCCCGACGGCCGCCTCGGCGTCGTCGACTTCGGTGCGGTCGCCCGGCTGCCCGAGGGCCTGCCCGAGTCGATGGGCCGCCTGCTGCGGTGTGCCGTCGACGAGCGTTTCGACCTCGTGGTCGAGGGTCTGCGCGAGGAGGGTTTCATCAAGCGGACCACCGACCTGGACGCCGAGACGATCGCGCGCTACATCGGACCGTTCGTCGAGCCCGCGCGGGTCGATCGCTTCGCGTTCAGCCGGGAATGGATGCGGGCCCAGACGCTGCGGGTCAGTGCTCCGAACGCCGAGGGCATGGGCACCGCGATGAAGATCAACCTGCCGCCGCAGTACCTGCTAATCCACCGGGTGTGGGTCGGCGGGATCGGGGTGCTCAGCCAGCTGGGCGCCACCGCACCGTTCCGGGCGATCCTCGAAGAGTCGCTGCCCGGCTTCAGCGATTGA
- a CDS encoding DUF5679 domain-containing protein: MSETWSGEFYCVKCKEKRETSGEVHVSDKGTRMAKGICPVCGTKLNRILGKA; the protein is encoded by the coding sequence ATGTCGGAAACATGGAGTGGCGAGTTCTACTGCGTCAAGTGCAAGGAAAAGCGCGAGACGTCCGGCGAGGTCCACGTCAGTGACAAGGGCACTCGTATGGCCAAGGGCATCTGCCCGGTCTGTGGCACGAAGCTGAACCGGATCCTCGGCAAGGCCTGA
- a CDS encoding M48 family metallopeptidase: MSAVEIRRSARRKRTVRAYREGDKTIVLMPADLSKAEEDRHVRSLVGRLDRREQRVRPSDAELLDRAAELSRVWLEGRAVPLSVRWVSNQNTRWGSCSSGDRSIRLSDRLKGMPEWVVDYVLLHELAHLIEPNHSKRFWKLVEAYPHTAKAKGFLEGVSWQQR; the protein is encoded by the coding sequence GTGAGCGCGGTCGAGATCAGGCGCAGTGCCCGCCGAAAGCGCACGGTCCGCGCCTACCGCGAGGGCGACAAGACAATCGTCCTGATGCCGGCCGACCTGTCCAAGGCCGAGGAGGATCGGCACGTCCGGAGCCTCGTCGGACGGCTGGACCGCCGTGAGCAGCGGGTGCGCCCCAGCGACGCAGAGCTTCTCGACCGAGCCGCCGAGCTGTCCCGTGTCTGGTTGGAGGGCCGTGCCGTGCCCCTCTCGGTGCGGTGGGTCTCCAACCAGAACACTCGATGGGGGTCGTGCAGCAGTGGCGATCGCAGCATTCGTTTGTCCGACCGGCTCAAGGGCATGCCCGAGTGGGTCGTCGACTACGTCCTGCTGCACGAGCTGGCGCACCTGATCGAGCCCAACCACAGCAAGCGCTTCTGGAAGCTGGTCGAGGCCTATCCGCACACCGCGAAGGCTAAGGGCTTTCTCGAAGGCGTGTCCTGGCAGCAGCGATGA
- a CDS encoding NUDIX hydrolase: MRLLDDARGVLDRWAPPDDEQAGLRRLYLEHTDAHPGAMSRECHPDHLTASAIIFSADHEQVLLTLHRIIKRWLQTGGHCEPDDATLAGAALREAREEGGISDLVIDPVPVLLSRHEVPSCGPVRPSHHLDVQFVAVAPPDAQHVISDESDDLAWFGVDELPEGTDHSVRALIAAARTRLRESP, translated from the coding sequence GTGAGGCTGCTTGACGACGCACGCGGCGTGCTGGACCGGTGGGCGCCGCCGGACGACGAGCAGGCGGGTCTGCGACGGCTCTACCTCGAGCACACGGACGCGCATCCCGGCGCCATGAGCCGGGAGTGCCATCCCGATCATCTGACTGCCAGCGCGATCATCTTCTCGGCCGATCACGAGCAGGTTCTGCTCACGCTGCACCGCATCATCAAACGCTGGCTGCAGACCGGCGGTCACTGCGAGCCCGACGACGCGACGCTCGCCGGTGCGGCTCTGCGCGAGGCACGGGAAGAGGGGGGCATCTCGGATCTGGTGATCGACCCCGTGCCGGTCCTGCTGTCCCGGCACGAGGTGCCCTCGTGCGGGCCGGTCCGCCCGTCGCACCACCTCGACGTGCAGTTCGTCGCGGTCGCTCCGCCGGACGCCCAGCACGTCATCAGCGACGAGTCCGACGACCTGGCCTGGTTCGGCGTCGACGAGCTGCCGGAGGGCACGGATCACTCTGTGCGGGCACTCATCGCTGCTGCCAGGACACGCCTTCGAGAAAGCCCTTAG